Proteins from a single region of Symphalangus syndactylus isolate Jambi chromosome 12, NHGRI_mSymSyn1-v2.1_pri, whole genome shotgun sequence:
- the H2BC18 gene encoding histone H2B type 2-F: protein MPDPAKSAPAPKKGSKKAVTKVQKKDGKKRKRSRKESYSVYVYKVLKQVHPDTGISSKAMGIMNSFVNDIFERIAGEASRLAHYNKRSTITSREIQTAVRLLLPGELAKHAVSEGTKAVTKYTSSK, encoded by the coding sequence ATGCCGGATCCAGCAAAATCCGCTCCTGCTCCCAAGAAGGGCTCCAAAAAGGCTGTTACGAAAGTGCAGAAGAAGGACGGCAAGAAGCGCAAGCGCAGCCGCAAGGAGAGCTACTCCGTTTACGTGTACAAGGTGCTGAAGCAGGTCCATCCCGACACCGGCATCTCGTCTAAGGCAATGGGCATCATGAACTCCTTCGTCAACGACATCTTCGAGCGCATCGCGGGAGAGGCGTCCCGCCTGGCGCACTACAACAAGCGCTCCACCATCACATCCCGCGAGATCCAGACGGCCGTGCGCCTGCTGCTGCCCGGCGAGCTGGCCAAGCACGCCGTGTCCGAGGGCACCAAGGCGGTCACCAAGTACACCAGCTCGAAATAA
- the LOC134733883 gene encoding histone H3, producing the protein MARTKQTARKSTGGKAPRKQLATKAARKSAPATGGVKKPHRYRPGTVALREIRRYQKSTELLIRKLPFQRLVREIAQDFKTDLRFQSSAVMALQEASEAYLVGLFEDTNLCAIHAKRVTIMPKDIQLARRIRGERA; encoded by the coding sequence ATGGCCCGTACTAAGCAGACTGCCCGCAAGTCGACCGGCGGCAAGGCCCCAAGGAAGCAGCTGGCCACCAAGGCGGCCCGCAAGAGCGCGCCGGCCACGGGCGGGGTGAAGAAGCCGCACCGCTACCGGCCCGGCACCGTGGCCCTGCGGGAGATCCGGCGCTACCAGAAGTCCACGGAGCTGCTGATCCGCAAGCTGCCCTTCCAGCGGCTGGTACGCGAGATCGCGCAGGACTTTAAGACGGACCTGCGCTTCCAGAGCTCGGCCGTGATGGCGCTGCAGGAGGCCAGCGAGGCCTACCTGGTGGGGCTGTTCGAAGACACGAACCTATGCGCCATCCATGCCAAGCGCGTGACCATCATGCCCAAGGACATCCAGTTGGCCCGCCGAATCCGCGGGGAGCGGGCCTAA